The Carassius gibelio isolate Cgi1373 ecotype wild population from Czech Republic chromosome B12, carGib1.2-hapl.c, whole genome shotgun sequence genome has a segment encoding these proteins:
- the LOC127969074 gene encoding sideroflexin-2-like isoform X2 gives METLKGIDIDAPRWDQSTFMGRLKHFFNITDCRTVLLPDSRLDEAKALVESCRAGSVPPGTTEEQLHYAKKLYDSAFHPDTGDRMNLIGRMSFQVPGGMAITGFMLQFYRTVPAVVFWQWVNQSFNALVNYTNRNAASPITPKQIGVAYVTATSTALATAVGLNLYTKKAPPLVARWVPFAAVAAANCVNIPMMRQQEILNGIAVTDEDGNHLGHSRKAAVKGITHVVISRVTMAAPGMIILPIIMQRLEKHRFMQKITFLHGPLQVMMVGVFLIFMVPAACSLFPQRCSMAVSKLEPELRESIISQYGDRVSYVYFNKGL, from the exons ATGGAAACTCTGAAGGGCATTGATATCGACGCCCCACGCTGGGATCAATCCACGTTCATGGGCCGTCTCAAACACTTTTTCAACATCACTGACTGTCGCACTGTTCTGCTGCCTGACTCCAGACTAGATGAAGCCAAAGCTTTAGTGGAGAGCTGCAG AGCTGGCTCTGTTCCTCCTGGCACTACAGAGGAGCAGCTACACTATGCCAAGAAGCTGTATGACTCTGCATTTCATCCTGACACAGGTGACAGGATGAACCTGATAGGGAGAATGTCATTTCAGGTGCCTGGGGGTATGGCCATCACGGGGTTCATGCTTCAGTTTTACAG gacaGTTCCTGCTGTAGTGTTCTGGCAGTGGGTTAACCAGTCTTTCAATGCTCTGGTCAACTACACCAATCGCAATGCTGCCTCCCCCATCACACCAAA GCAGATTGGAGTAGCTTATGTGACTGCAACAAGCACAGCGCTGGCCACTGCGGTCGGGCTGAACCTCTACACAAAG AAAGCTCCTCCACTGGTGGCACGCTGGGTGCCGTTCGCTGCTGTGGCCGCGGCTAACTGTGTGAATATTCCAATGATGAGACAACA GGAGATTTTGAATGGCATTGCTGTGACAGATGAAGATGGAAATCATCTGGGCCACTCAAGG AAAGCAGCTGTCAAGGGCATCACACATGTGGTCATCTCTCGCGTTACCATGGCAGCGCCAGGCATGA TCATACTCCCCATTATTATGCAGAGGCTTGAAAAACACAGATTCATGCAG AAAATCACATTTCTTCATGGGCCACTGCAAGTCATGATGGTTGGCGTATT TCTGATCTTCATGGTGCCTGCTGCATGTTCACTGTTTCCTCAGAGATG TTCTATGGCTGTATCCAAACTGGAACCTGAGCTCAGGGAGTCCATCATTTCTCAGTATGGGGACCGTGTCAGTTATGTCTACTTCAACAAGGGACTGTGA
- the LOC127969076 gene encoding ADP-ribosylation factor-like protein 3, with protein sequence MGLLSILRKLKSTPDQEVRILLLGLDNGGKTTLLKQLASEDITHITPTQGFNIKSVQSQGFKLNVWDIGGQRKIRPYWRNYFENTDVLIYVIDSADRKRFEETGQELAELLDEEKLSGVPVLVFANKQDLLTAAPASEIAEGLNLHTIRDRVWQIQSCSALTGEGVQDGMNWVCKSVNAKRK encoded by the exons ATG GGTTTGTTATCAATTTTACGGAAACTTAAAAGTACCCCCGACCAGGAGGTGCGGATATTGCTTCTGGGGTTGGACAACGGTGGCAAGACCACCTTACTGAAACAGCTGGCATCTGAAGACATCACTCATATAACTCCAACACAG ggTTTCAATATCAAGAGCGTCCAGTCGCAAGGATTCAAGTTAAACGTGTGGGATATCGGTGGTCAGCGGAAGATTAGACCTTACTGGAGGAACTACTTTGAGAACACAGATGTACTG ATTTACGTTATTGATAGTGCAGACCGCAAAAGATTTGAGGAAACCGGACAG GAGCTAGCTGAGTTACTGGATGAAGAAAAGCTCAGCGGTGTCCCGGTTCTCGTGTTCGCAAATAAGCAGGACCTGCTAACGGCAGCCCCTGCGTCCGAGATAGCAGAGGGTTTGAATTTGCACACTATCAGAGACCGAGTGTGGCAGATCCAGTCCTGTTCTGCCCTCACAGGAGAAGGAGTACAG GATGGCATGAACTGGGTCTGCAAGAGTGTGAACGCTAAAAGGAAATAG
- the LOC127969074 gene encoding sideroflexin-2-like isoform X1 — METLKGIDIDAPRWDQSTFMGRLKHFFNITDCRTVLLPDSRLDEAKALVESCRAGSVPPGTTEEQLHYAKKLYDSAFHPDTGDRMNLIGRMSFQVPGGMAITGFMLQFYRTVPAVVFWQWVNQSFNALVNYTNRNAASPITPKQIGVAYVTATSTALATAVGLNLYTKKAPPLVARWVPFAAVAAANCVNIPMMRQQEILNGIAVTDEDGNHLGHSRKAAVKGITHVVISRVTMAAPGMIILPIIMQRLEKHRFMQKITFLHGPLQVMMVGVFLIFMVPAACSLFPQRCSMAVSKLEPELRESIISQYGDRVSYVYFNKGLFLGQRDDTTCTSGYDTQHLYIWLI, encoded by the exons ATGGAAACTCTGAAGGGCATTGATATCGACGCCCCACGCTGGGATCAATCCACGTTCATGGGCCGTCTCAAACACTTTTTCAACATCACTGACTGTCGCACTGTTCTGCTGCCTGACTCCAGACTAGATGAAGCCAAAGCTTTAGTGGAGAGCTGCAG AGCTGGCTCTGTTCCTCCTGGCACTACAGAGGAGCAGCTACACTATGCCAAGAAGCTGTATGACTCTGCATTTCATCCTGACACAGGTGACAGGATGAACCTGATAGGGAGAATGTCATTTCAGGTGCCTGGGGGTATGGCCATCACGGGGTTCATGCTTCAGTTTTACAG gacaGTTCCTGCTGTAGTGTTCTGGCAGTGGGTTAACCAGTCTTTCAATGCTCTGGTCAACTACACCAATCGCAATGCTGCCTCCCCCATCACACCAAA GCAGATTGGAGTAGCTTATGTGACTGCAACAAGCACAGCGCTGGCCACTGCGGTCGGGCTGAACCTCTACACAAAG AAAGCTCCTCCACTGGTGGCACGCTGGGTGCCGTTCGCTGCTGTGGCCGCGGCTAACTGTGTGAATATTCCAATGATGAGACAACA GGAGATTTTGAATGGCATTGCTGTGACAGATGAAGATGGAAATCATCTGGGCCACTCAAGG AAAGCAGCTGTCAAGGGCATCACACATGTGGTCATCTCTCGCGTTACCATGGCAGCGCCAGGCATGA TCATACTCCCCATTATTATGCAGAGGCTTGAAAAACACAGATTCATGCAG AAAATCACATTTCTTCATGGGCCACTGCAAGTCATGATGGTTGGCGTATT TCTGATCTTCATGGTGCCTGCTGCATGTTCACTGTTTCCTCAGAGATG TTCTATGGCTGTATCCAAACTGGAACCTGAGCTCAGGGAGTCCATCATTTCTCAGTATGGGGACCGTGTCAGTTATGTCTACTTCAACAAGGGACT CTTTCTTGGACAAAGAGATGACACAACCTGTACATCTGGCTATGACACACAACATCTGTACATCTGGCTAATTTGA